The Cloeon dipterum chromosome 3, ieCloDipt1.1, whole genome shotgun sequence genome includes a region encoding these proteins:
- the YME1L gene encoding ATP-dependent zinc metalloprotease YME1L, which produces MYQNQAVFHLSQVVNAITPRRPGLPTVCFESKKSCHKKGASRVEKSALKGIVCPESFLEAVKNFSESQSKVLTIDASLCSSVLKNNVLSLTLPKPKSSPWNVSYVSSGSFNTDKANSFQHEKGLLSFKFTPFAFDSQVRHFRTERAIRSENSRNPSLVDRIKGTIALAPMQPEKIKPDGKQLGSIGITKESLEALSPEQQQSIKIAFAEGYLAAENKRTPSRTMKWLKVTQQLLTIVLFLGVIISLMASLSGSMFRIQLGNQSEVDPEDIHVTFEDVKGADEAKQELKDVVEFLKNPEKFQALGGKLPKGVLLVGPPGTGKTLLARAVAGEAGVPFFHAAGPEFDEILVGQGARRVRDLFKAAKDRAPCVVFIDEIDSVGAKRTTSVLHPYANQTINQLLSEMDGFHQNEGVIVLGATNRRDDLDKALLRPGRFDVEVQVPTPDYTGRKEILDHYLSKVKLATELDVELLARGTTGFTGADLENMVNQAALRASIDGADCVSMKHLEIARDKVLMGPERKSRIPDEEANVITAYHEGGHAIVAYYTKETHPLHKVTIIPRGPSLGHTAYIPEKERYHVTKSQLLAMMDTMMGGRAAEELVFGPDKITSGASNDLKQATSLATHMVKQWGMSEKAGLRTIEDNSNSLVAVSDLSPSTIEMIDSEIKKILQDSYERAKTILRNHQKEHHLLAEALLKYETLDADDVKAIMSGKEREKQ; this is translated from the exons ATGTACCAAAATCAG GCGGTTTTCCACCTGAGTCAGGTGGTAAACGCCATCACCCCACGGAGACCAGGGCTTCCCACTGTTTGTTTTGAGTCAAAGAAAAGTTGCCATAAGAAGGGGGCCAGCCGGGTGGAAAAAAGTGCATTGAAGGGAATCGTTTGTCCAGAAAGCTTTCTGGAG GCTGTGAAGAACTTCTCCGAGTCTCAGTCAAAAGTTTTGACAATTGATGCCAGTCTCTGCTCGTCCGTTTTGAAGAACAACGTTCTCAGTTTAACCTTGCCAAAGCCAAAGTCATCACCATGGAATGTATCATATGTTTCTTCTGGCTCCTTCAATACAGACAAGGCAAACTCATTTCAACATGAGAAGGGGTTGTTGTCATTCAAATTCACACCTTTTGCCTTTG ACTCTCAAGTTCGTCATTTTCGGACAGAAAGGGCCATAAGGTCTGAAAATTCTAGGAATCCAAGTCTTGTGGACAGAATCAAAGGTACAATTGCATTGGCACCAATGCAGCCAGAAAAGATAAAGCCTGACGGGAAGCAGCTAGGCTCTATTGGAATAACTAAAG AGTCACTTGAGGCTCTCAGCccggagcagcagcagagtaTCAAAATCGCATTTGCCGAGGGATACCTagcagctgaaaataaaagaacgcCAAGCAGGACCATGAAGTGGCTCAAAGTTACTCAGCAGCTGTTGACCATTGTTCTCTTTTTAGGGGTTATTATCTCCCTTATgg CAAGCTTAAGTGGATCCATGTTCAGAATTCAACTTGGAAACCAATCTGAAGTTGACCCAGAAGACATTCATGTTACCTTTGAGGATGTGAAAGGA gcTGATGAAGCCAAACAAGAGTTGAAAGACGTGGTAGAGTTTCTAAAGAATCCTGAAAAGTTCCAAGCCTTGGGAGGAAAACTGCCTAAAGGCGTGCTGCTCGTTGGTCCACCAGGCACAGGAAAAACGCTGTTGGCGCGAGCGGTAGCTGGTGAAGCTGGTGTGCCGTTTTTCCACGCTGCTGGGCCTGAATTTGATGAGATCTTAGTGGGCCAGGGTGCTCGTCGAGTCAGAGATCTTTTCA AGGCTGCAAAAGACAGAGCACCATGTGTGGTGTTTATCGATGAAATCGACTCTGTGGGTGCAAAAAGAACCACTTCAGTTTTGCACCCTTACGCTAACCAGACTATCAATCAGTTGCTCTCAGAAATGGATGG CTTCCACCAGAATGAAGGAGTCATTGTTTTGGGTGCAACCAACAGACGAGATGATTTGGACAAGGCTCTTCTCAGACCAGGCAGGTTTGATGTAGAAGTGCAGGTGCCTACGCCGGATTATACAGGTCGGAAAGAGATATTGGATCACTACCTCAGCAAG gTGAAACTTGCCACAGAACTTGACGTAGAACTGTTGGCCAGAGGAACAACTGGCTTCACTGGAGCTGATTTGGAGAACATGGTGAATCAGGCGGCGCTAAGAGCATCTATTGATGGTGCTGACTGTGTTTCTATGAAGCATCTTGAAATTGCCAGGGACAAAGTTCTTATGG GTCCTGAGAGAAAATCACGCATTCCTGATGAAGAAGCCAATGTAATCACAGCGTACCACGAAGGTGGCCACGCCATTGTCGCCTACTACACTAAAGAGACGCACCCCTTGCACAAAGTCACGATCATCCCTCGTGGCCCTTCTCTTGGTCAT ACTGCTTACATCCCAGAAAAGGAACGTTACCATGTTACCAAGTCTCAGTTACTTGCCATGATGGACACGATGATGGGTGGAAGGGCAGCTGAAGAACTCGTGTTTGGCCCCGACAAGATAACCTCAGGAGCATCAAATGATCTGAAG CAAGCCACATCGCTTGCCACGCACATGGTGAAACAGTGGGGCATGTCCGAGAAGGCTGGTCTCCGAACCATTGAGGACAACTCGAACTCATTAGTTGCTGTTAGTGACCTGAGTCCTTCAACAATCGAGATGATTGACTcagaaatcaagaaaattttgcaa GACTCTTACGAACGAGCGAAAACTATTCTCAGGAACCACCAGAAAGAGCACCATCTGCTGGCAGAAGCTCTTTTAAAATACGAAACTTTGGACGCAGATGACGTAAAAGCAATTATGTCAGGAAAAGAAAGGGAAAAGCAGTGA
- the LOC135940057 gene encoding mitochondrial import inner membrane translocase subunit Tim13, whose translation MDAAGTNKLTSAQKEELMDQVKQQMAIMSAQELLSKMTEKCFKKCVTKPGTSLDSSEQKCVAMCMDRFMDSFNLVSRSYSNRLLQERNKM comes from the exons atggaTGCAGCCGGTACAAATAAACTCACTTCAGCTCAGAAGGAGGAGCTTATGGACCAAGTGAAACAGCAGATGGCCATAATGTCAGCACAGGAACTGCTTTCT aaaatgacagaaaagtgtttcaaaaaatgtgtaaCGAAACCTGGCACATCACTTGATAGCTCAGAACAG AAATGCGTCGCCATGTGTATGGATAGGTTCATGGACAGCTTTAATTTGGTATCGCGGTCCTACAGCAACAGGCTACTGcaagaaagaaacaaaatgtaa